The window GTGGAGATTTTAGAAATGAAAGGTCCTCCAGAATTTAAACGTTTGGAAGGGAAGTTACTTGGGATTTTTCAATCTGAACAATTTTTGAATAAATGCAGATGTGTCACGGGAGAAACGGCTTGTCTTATCGTCGTTAGGAAAGATAATTACGTATGGTGGTTTTCGGTTGGAGATTGCTTAGTATATGTATTGCATCCGGAATTAATTGCTCTTAACCAATTCCAACTCAACCAAAGGCAATTCTTCGAGTGGATTGGCCAAGTGAATACGTTTGAGCAAGAAGTACCATGCTACACGTCAGGGACAAGGGAATTAAGAAAAGGGAACAACCTCATTTTCCTTACGACTGATGGTTTGGTTGAAAGCCCAGGGGAACCTTTTTTGGATCCGACAAATCTTGTTGTTGCACTGAATGAAAAAGAACTTGATGTAAGTATTTCGCAGTTGTTGATGGAAATCGAAAGACAGAATGTACGAGACAGTACAACAATTATTGCATGGAATGTGGAAGTAGCAAAGCAAGGCAGCATCCCGAGCGATTATAGGGAATGAGGAACAAAGTACACGGGTAATCAGTTTAAAGAATTAGGAAAACTAACAGGATTTTACTGTAGTCAAACAACTGGACAAGATATCATCAAACGATAATTGCAGAAAAGAAAATGATGAATGGCATGTAGATCACTTCCAAAATACACTACCACAATTTTACCGAGGACCTGATTTGGTCGGGCAAATGACGGAGGAATTGAAGAAAGCATCTAATTTAGGTTGAATATAAATAATACCTCTCGCTAGTATCATACTAGCGAGAGGTATCAACGCTTTAATTAGCGCTGTTGCCAAGGTTACTCATTTTCTTTTCTTTGCATTTGGATTCATTCGTTCACGTTTTGGTTTTAGGGAACTCAATTCAGCAAACTCGCGGGCCATTTCTGCTTCCATGTCACCAGGTTTTATTTTTTGGTTTTTTGGTGTCTGCGGCAACGAACGCGCATTATTCCCACCAGTTTTGTCGTCATCTCTTCCCATTGTAACAGCTCCTTTCAATTAGTAAGTACTTTGTTAATGTGGCTTTACAGAGAGAATTTATCCGATGAAAATTTTTGCAAAAGAAAAAGACCATTTACAATAATGAGTTAAGTAGTATAATGGAAGTTAATTAAATATTCTTATCAAGAGAAGCTGAGGGAATTGGCCCTGCGAAGCTTCAGCAACCTCTGACATAGTCAGGAAGGTGCTACCTCCAACAAGATTTTTTCTTGAGAGATAAGAACAGAGAGCCCAAGGTTAACCCTCTTTTCTTATCTTACAGAAAAGTGGGTTTTTTATTTTGAAATAAAATCATACATAACAATTTAAAAAGGGAGAGACAAAAATGCCAATCAACATACCGAAACAATTACCGGCAGGGGAACTGTTAAAGAAAGAAAAAATATTCGTGATGGATGAAGAACGTGCAACGTCACAAGATATACGTCCAATGACCATTGCAATTTTGAATTTGATGCCAGAAAAAGAAAGAACTGAGCTACAGCTTCTGCGTTTATTGGGAAATACTCCACTGCAAGTGAATGTTACCTTTCTGAACACAGCAACACATGATTCGAAAAATGTTAGTAAAACACATTTGAATGCTTTTTATACAACATTTGAACATGTGAAGCATCGTCGTTTCGACGGATTGATCATTACAGGTGCCCCGATTGAGCATTTGGAATTTGAGGACGTTAATTACTGGAAAGAAATGACGGAGATTATGGAATGGTCAAAAGAAAATGTAACTTCTGTTTTACATATTTGCTGGGGTGCCCAAGCAGCGCTATATCATCATTATGGAATTGGAAAATTTGAGTTGCCGAAAAAGTGCTCAGGTGTATTTACACATCGACTTTCCGACCCGACGAATAATCTTGCACGTGGCTTTAATGATGAATTCAAAGCACCGCACTCACGCTATACATCCGTTTCGACAGAAGAAATAGAAAATGATCCTCGTCTACACCTGCTAGCAAAATCAGAAGATGCTGGAGCTTTCATCGTCATCTCTAAAGATAGTAAACATATTATGATTACAGGGCATTTGGAATACGATGCGGATACACTTGCAGAAGAGTATGCGCGTGATCTGAAAAAAGGAGTATCTGTTGATATCCCAGAAAATTATTTTCCGAATGATGATTCATCCAAAGAGCCACTGAATACATGGCGTTCTCACACGCATTTGCTCTTTTCTAACTGGCTGAATTATTATGTATACCAAGAAACGCCTTATGAATGGGAATAACTGCTCAATGACCCTTTTGTGGTAGACAGCATAAGCTACTACGACAAGGGGGTTAAGAGAGATGGGGTTGTTTATTAACAAAAATGGGCACCCGGATGTTTTTAAAACTGATGCAGAGTCTTTGGGGAAGAATCAAGAACATTTTAAAATAGATCCAATAGCAGAATGGATGAAAGAACAAAGGGAAGCGAATCACTCAGTCAGTCATCAGTTCAATATCATGGAAATGTTACTAAAGCAGCAAAAAAGCACACAATCCAATCAATTGAAATCAATTCGTAATCGTTTAAACGAAATCAAAGAAAGTGATTTTCGGCATGAGCAATTTGAGAAAGATGTCATGAAGTCATTAGCAAAAGTAGAAACAAAAAATAGAATGCTGCATCGTACATTGACTCATGAGCAAATTCTAAATCGAGAATTCGTAGCGAAAGTAAACGACGTCAGCCAGTCGAATCAGGAAATAGCAGATCGTTTCGAAACGTTGACTTCTTCCTATGAAGAAATTTCAGCTAAAATAAATGAACAATTAGACTATCAAAAGGTATTGTCAAAACAATTATTGGAGCAAGAGGAACTTCAAAAAGATGTATCCAGCAGGTTGGACAAACAAGAAGGATTATTAGAAAAAGTAATTAGACAACTGGATTATCTCCGCTCGGTTCTATACGAGCGAACCAACTTTTTATCAGAAAGGATAGAAGGCAGTTTTAGCATGACATCGTCTTATATATCTAAATTACTGACCGGGTCAGATCAAGTTTCCTTTATGTTGAATCAAAAGCAGGAAGAAAAAGAGAAGAACGTTGATTGATGAAAATAATGCTAAATATACGATTTTCAATAAGCAGATCCCACGTACTAATCATGTACGTGGGATCTGCTTAACTGTTTTTGAGCTGAAGGGTAAAAGTCTTAGACGTAAGTGATGGCTTACACTTAGGCACATATCCACGCAACTTGAATAGAATGTAAAGGATAACATGATAATCGAATTGGAGGAGATAGGGTGACGAATCATAATCGATATAACCAAAATCATCATTGGCATGAACATTATCAAAACCCGCAGTACCGAAGGATCTCAATAGAACAGGCGATGGATATCGCGGTAAGACGTGTACCAGGTCAAGTTGTAAAGGCAGAATTAGATTACGACGATGGAATGTTAGTGTATGAAATTGACATTAGAACGGCAGATGGCTATAAGTATGAAGTGAAAGTTGATGCAACTACAGGTGCGATTCTTAAAGTGAAACTCGATTAAGTCAGAAGTCTATGAGAAAATCCACGGGCGGTAATTTATACCGCCCGTGGATTTTCTCTGTTTTAGTATGGAAGGCATCAGTTTGCAAGGCCTTCGTTTTTCATAATTTCATCGACTTTTGCTAATGCTTCTACTTCATCTTCCCCCTCTGCTGAAATTGTGATAACGGCTCCAGAAGTGATACCTAGGGACATGACACCTAAAATCGATTTTAAATTCACTTTTTTACCTGCATGCTCCAAAGTAACTTCTGCTATAAATGAAGTGACTGCACTGACTAAAGCCGATGCTGGACGTGCATGTAACCCCGCTGAACTTGTAATTTCGTATTGTTTTTCAACCATTATATAATTCCTCCTATATTCAATGTAATTTGGTGCGTAGTGAAAGTTCTTGATTGATTATGATTGATTTTGAATGTTATTTCAAGTAATATGAATTTACAGCTAATTACAAGGCGGTGTTCATATGTTGACAAATGAACGACATGAATTAATTTTAAATTTATTGGCAGAGAAACAGACAGTTAAAATTCAAGAATTGGTTGACGCTACAGCAGCTTCAGAGTCGACAATCAGGAGAGATTTGAACGATCTTGAAGATCTTAACAAATTGGATAGGGTTCATGGAGGTGCTACCATCAATGAACGTATTACAAAAGAACTTAGTATTTTAGATAAGTCGTCCAGAAACCTTCATGAGAAAATTAAACTTGCAAGTTTTGCTGCCTCTTTCGTTCAAGAGGGAGATTGTATTTTTCTAGATGCAGGGACTACAACACTGCAGATGATTCCTTATTTGAAAAACAAAAAGGTGACGGTGGTGACGAATGGATTGACACATGTCGATTCATTAATGGAATCTGAGATCACGACTTATTTGACAGGTGGCTATGTAAAATCCAGTACGCGTGCCCTCATTGGCCCACAAACGATACAAACGTTAAGTGATTATCAGTTCGACAAATGTTTTCTTGGTGTTAACGGTTTCCATGTGGAATATGGATATACGACACCTGATCCGGAAGAAGCGGCTGTAAAGAGACTTGCATCTACACTTGCTCGAAAAACATTTGTTGTGGCCGATCAATCGAAATATAACAAAGTCAGTTTTTCTACTATTATGTCGCTCGATAAGGCAGCGTTGATTGTGAGTGATTTTC of the Sporosarcina sp. FSL K6-1508 genome contains:
- a CDS encoding protein phosphatase 2C domain-containing protein, with the protein product MNNLSWVGSEKDFVDERDVRWINRIVVGRFGGNSSAGQTKNEDGCIVWQNEDWEFAAILDAHKSAESAELVIQTIEQHKEKLVEILEMKGPPEFKRLEGKLLGIFQSEQFLNKCRCVTGETACLIVVRKDNYVWWFSVGDCLVYVLHPELIALNQFQLNQRQFFEWIGQVNTFEQEVPCYTSGTRELRKGNNLIFLTTDGLVESPGEPFLDPTNLVVALNEKELDVSISQLLMEIERQNVRDSTTIIAWNVEVAKQGSIPSDYRE
- a CDS encoding phosphocarrier protein HPr, which produces MVEKQYEITSSAGLHARPASALVSAVTSFIAEVTLEHAGKKVNLKSILGVMSLGITSGAVITISAEGEDEVEALAKVDEIMKNEGLAN
- a CDS encoding PepSY domain-containing protein, with product MTNHNRYNQNHHWHEHYQNPQYRRISIEQAMDIAVRRVPGQVVKAELDYDDGMLVYEIDIRTADGYKYEVKVDATTGAILKVKLD
- the metA gene encoding homoserine O-acetyltransferase MetA; this translates as MPINIPKQLPAGELLKKEKIFVMDEERATSQDIRPMTIAILNLMPEKERTELQLLRLLGNTPLQVNVTFLNTATHDSKNVSKTHLNAFYTTFEHVKHRRFDGLIITGAPIEHLEFEDVNYWKEMTEIMEWSKENVTSVLHICWGAQAALYHHYGIGKFELPKKCSGVFTHRLSDPTNNLARGFNDEFKAPHSRYTSVSTEEIENDPRLHLLAKSEDAGAFIVISKDSKHIMITGHLEYDADTLAEEYARDLKKGVSVDIPENYFPNDDSSKEPLNTWRSHTHLLFSNWLNYYVYQETPYEWE
- a CDS encoding DeoR/GlpR family DNA-binding transcription regulator, with the translated sequence MLTNERHELILNLLAEKQTVKIQELVDATAASESTIRRDLNDLEDLNKLDRVHGGATINERITKELSILDKSSRNLHEKIKLASFAASFVQEGDCIFLDAGTTTLQMIPYLKNKKVTVVTNGLTHVDSLMESEITTYLTGGYVKSSTRALIGPQTIQTLSDYQFDKCFLGVNGFHVEYGYTTPDPEEAAVKRLASTLARKTFVVADQSKYNKVSFSTIMSLDKAALIVSDFQKQAIELLEQKTTVKVETT